AAATCGCAAAGCGAGATAGACCACATGAACATGTCTATATATATAGTTTAATCAACTGCTGAATAAATAAAGGAGAAGATAACCGAGACGACACGTGGACCGAGAGAATGGTGGGCCAGCTTGTTGGAGAGTGTGCTGATAAATTCTTAATTAGTGGAGGAAAAAACCAAATTTGTTGGTTAGATCTAGGAGTAGGAAAGATATTTAGTTAGATCCATGAACGAAAATGTATTTTATTGGCTAAAATGAGAGGTCTATATGAAGGAAATAAGGTGGGGTTGAGGAAGGAGAGAGCCAAATTTGTGGGGAGAGGAGGAACGACGACAAATGGCGGCTGCTGGTAGGTGAGCGTGTTCATCTCGCAAAGTCAATGTCGGAGATTACTAGTCGCGAGCCACAATTTGATGTGCGACCAACCATGGGTTACTTGTCGCGTGTGAAAGTGTGGCACGCGACCAATATCTTGACACGCGACCGGTATGCCTGTGTGCCAATAGCGGAACGCTATGGATATGTTCTTGGACCCGGGTGCAGCTGGGACCCACATAGTAGTTGTATGCCATAACTGTCTGTGCGCTACTAGTAGCAGCACATCACTCGCGTGCCACTTCCGCGTGCGCAACAAATAATAGCACCCGCGTGCGGAGATGCTGGCCCGCTTCTAATAAGCATTCACATATAGCGTTTTCCCTACAAGTGTTGGGATGGCGGTCCCggaaggtggtgttggtggtctaTGTTGGGTGTGGTGTAGTTGGATGTCGAGGTGGCAGCCCTGAAAGCTTGCCAGTGTTGAGGACATCGACCTCGTGTCACGTGGACGACAAGGTTGATTTGACGCAGTTTTCCTAGAGGTTCGTGTTCTTGAGCTACGTCAGAGTGTCCCATGTCCACTCCTTCCATAGTAGTCACGGCGTATTCTCTCCGAATTGGGTGGGAGGTCGGCTGGTCTTGGCGAGGGCATGGTTCGCTATTTTAATCTATTTGAGTGGGCTTGGCCCTTTATCGGTGTGTTTGAGTGGGCTTGGCCCTGTTGCGTGAGTGGGCATGGCCCTATGTTGTCTTGTTGTATGGTTTTCGTCCGGTTTTCGGTAAATAAACTAGGCACTTTCGTCTTACTTAATTTTAAGGCAAAACCTTCTAAAAAATATCTAGTCAAAGTTACCCAAAACAGGAAGTAAACAAAAACAGAGAAAGTAGTAGCAACACAAAGCATATTATTTGCAGAGTATGAATATTCTTTTGGTTTCAGTGCGAgcacaaatcaaaggaaaaaagacATTTGTGGGTTGATTATAGTGTAAATGAATGGAGGATAGAAGCTTTGAaggtaacagttggttttcaggaTGTTGTAGCATTGTGTAATTTGTTGATAGGGTTCGGCTAGTGTCGGAGGCAACAGTGCTAAGCTGAATTTACTAACCAGATCCATCAGGTTTACCTAGTCTCTGGTATCGATTCACACTGATTTCATCTTTCCAGAACGGCAAGGAAAATGTTGCCACAGCACGCCAAGTTCAGCAGTGTTACAGTAAAGTACATCAGAAATGAGTCAATTTTTCCCTGCTCAGAGACCTAAGCTTTACCACAGAAGCAATGTTCCTTCACTTGACATTTCAGGGGTACAAAGTGCCTTTCTTTAAATTTCATCGGCTGATAAATCACGGCATTGGTGCCCTTTTAGATGCGCATAATGAAGGCTTTCGTCTTCTCAGTATCCTCGTTGTAGTAAAGCTCCACGAACGTGCCTCCACCAATCCCTTTCGCTAGCCTCCCAGGGTTCACACAAACAAATTGTTTTTGTTCCATGTCTTCATTCAAGGAAAGCACCTGCATGACAAAGTGTACTTGGTATCATTTCATTAGGCCAAGTAAAGGGAATCAGCTAGTAAATACAACATGAACATTAGTATACATCATAACCTCTgccaattttgaaatttgaagatAATACAGTGTTTATCAAAGTTACCTTCACAAATGGAGCGAGATCAGAAGCAAGCAGAAGAACATCAGGAGCTGATGGCATCTCCAATGCTTCCTTGGCAAGTGAGAAATCCATGGGCACACCAGCAGCAGGTGGATATAGAGGGTAGTAGCTGTGACAAGGTAAATTGTGTAAGAACTTGGAACCACAAGCATCACGGTCCTGAATAATGTAATTTTGCTTAATATCTACAAAATTGCCTTTGTTGCTTCAGTATATGTGTTGCAAGTCTCCCAATCCTATCAACAGCCTTTCCACCAGGTGGCTTGCGAGAGATTTCATCGCCACTCAGTTGTTTCAAGATGTCCACTGTACAACACCCAAATTGTATCTGGAACATGAAAGACAAACAGTTGTACAGAACGCTAGACTGAAATCAGTGATATAATACGTGAACCACATCACCTATGTTAAGTCCCAAAGTAAACTTGATGGTAGACTAGCTTTGCTCAAAATACTAGTGAAAGAGATTCGAATACTGTGGCACCATACAGGGCTAGGAATCTCGAAAAAACTGGATGCACTATTCTTGACCATGTAACATTAAGGTAGACAATTTACATGTGTCTTAAGACTATTGAGTAAGGAGAGTATTTTCATGTAAAAATAAGTTATTATCCAGATATTACTTTGTAGCAGAATAATAGAAATAGTTGAATAAAAGTATATATGTCACTAATATATATTAGTACAGATTCATATGTTCTGTGGTTTGCATAACTGTGTTGTGTAAGGGCATCTCCGGCAgcccgacgcaaacagacgcaaagcaaccgtttgcgtccgcgcggtcAAAAAATGGGTCTGCGCCCAGCCCAGCGGCCTGACGCAAAATGTCCGGCCTGTCCGCGGGGCGCAAACGCGGCCCAAATTTGCGCCGCGAATGCGTCTGCGCGGACACTGCGCGTGACCTTATATTCCTAGCCTGCCCCGCGCCAAGGACAGCGAAATCGAACAGCATTCGCTCGCGTCCCTCTCCCCTTCTTTGCAGCCCTAGGGTGACGCCGCCACCCCACCGCTACCGCGCCACCGCCATAGTCGACCAGGTCTCTTTGTGCCTCGCCTCCTCCTTAGTCTAGGCTCGGCGCTAGGGTAGTGGAGAGGACCTGCCCACATCGCTCGCGTCCTTGTTGGCCACGCATCTGCATGGAGCGCCTACCAGCCTCGATGCCCAGGACATGTTCAATAGATTGCTCGGTATGATCCTGACAAACTTTTCTCTCCGGTGCGCTCAACTGCTCCTATGGTGAGCTATGAGACCAATGGCAACACATGAAAAGCCATATTATCGTGCTGATGGCATTTATCCTGACTGGTCCATAATCCTCaaacagagaaagaaaagaggtttgccaagatgcaagaggcttgcaagaaagatgtggagcgggcatttggtgtgctccaagctcggtggactATTGTTCGTCACCCAGCTAGAACGTGGTCTcttaagaccatgcatgaggtgatgacctgttgtgtgatcatgcacaacatgatcgtcgaaacggagcgtcctgatggccgataTGAACACGGATGGGACTTTCACAGAGTTggttgagccaaaccctagggcacaAACCTGGTCTCTGACAGCAACATTTCCAAACGCCTCCAGTAAGGATTTGATTGACAAGGGTGGCTAGGCATAAAGAGATTGATGAGTAGTCAATCTCATCTACTTTCATTTGTTAATTATGAACTACTCTCTATTTGGATGTAATAGTAATAAATTATTTAGAACCTTTATTTTCGCTGTTTTGTATGGCCAATTTGTTTCATATATTGCACTTTTTTGGTGGAAAAAACACAAACTGGCCTCGCCGGACAAAATGCATCGGGCCGCTCCCGGGCCACCCACAGACGCAAACAAACAATCATGACCCGAAGACCATTTCCACGTCCgcggcccgacgcaaacggacacgcggggtCATTTTTGTGACCGAAATGCATCAGGCCACTCGAGATGCCCTAACACTAAACAGTACACACATCCATCACATAGTTCTTTGCATCTTTTTAGGCGGGATACCTCATTAGAGCTGAATAGACTTGGATTTGCCAGACAAGTAATCTGCATAATGGATGTAAACAGAACAAAGGAAAATAATTATAAAATACTTAGTAAAGAAATATATAATCCATCAGAGTAATTTATTACCTGATGTGTGGTATCTTCTGGCAAATTCATGTCAAATGCAGGCTGCACACAGAAAtagtacacacacacacatatatatatatatggttagaGTTCTTCACAAGAAAAACGAAAGAGCAAAAGAAAAGATGTATCATTAGTGAATATAGATGGATGCTGTGATAACATTAAATTAATTCACTTACACAAATGCTAACAGAACATAGCTTAGACAATGCATAAACATAGGACAGTCATGGCTTTGTGTTTATAAAAACTATACAGtccttttgatacatagtgacaGCAACTTGGTTGTAATTGCCAAAATAGACTGTGCAATCTGAATGAGGCAAATACCCACCTGGGGGAAAATGGTATCATGGTGAGCATCACGCACAGATGGAATAAGGATTACACGAACACTGTGCCCCAAATACTGGGTAAAATCTTGAAGCTGTACAAAGATAAGAAACAAACAAGTAGTACTTAGCTATGTATTTGACAACCTGCAGGCACGAAGTCATCGCTACACCTACCTTCCTCAGAACTTCAAAATGGAAAATATCGTGAAAACTCTGGTCAGCAGTTCCCTTTTTTATGTCAGGATGATCAGAGTCGATAAAGGGTCCCATctacaaaacagaaaaaaacgTAATTGGTATGAGTAGCAGCGAACATATTAAATATACACACAAAATTTACTGATCAGGATTCAAACGCCTCACCAGTACAAGCAGCTGAGGCTGCTTACGACAGGCATATGAGAGCAGTTCTTGCAATGGTTCAAACAAAAGATTATCAGTTGTTGTATAGGGACCTGCTGCAATGACCTGCAAGAAACATCAAGAATTCAAACATGAGAAACTAACTGCAAAAATCGACTCCATCCTGATCACAGAAAATTTTACAGTAAATAATGTTTTGCCTAACACTCCTGGCAGTAAGCACACTTATGTTATGAACATATAGTTAAGTGACTTAGTCTAGTCAAGACAGTATAAGAAAACAGATATTGCTACATTTAATACGTTAACACTATTAGGCAATCAATTTTCCATGGTTCAGGTACATATTTTATGTAGCTTAGTTCATTAGTTCCTAGGACAAATTCCACCAGCCTACAATTCGATTCACCATTTACAAAAATGTGAAGTGAAACATGATCGAACTCAATTAACCCAAGGAAAAGACAAAAACAATTTGAATCTTTGATATATTTTTCAATGATAGAATGAATATCAGGTGTTAAATCCCACCTTTTACAATCAGAACTATGCTACATAAGTAGTAATAGCATAAGTTATCAATAAAACACGTATTGCACTCCAATGTTTCTCCAATAATTGGGTAAGAACTAACCGATGACAACACCCTTGGTAGAGTATTAGAATTTtgatggtattgattgtcaacagCTTGTTTCTTAGCACAAGGCAGTTGATCGTCCAAAGAAACTGGTATGGAATCAATCAACTTTGATACGACAAAACAATGTCCACTAGGATTATGGCCTTCAATGCCCAAAACCTGTTATTCAACTTTGTGTTAATTTATTGCACTACATAATGCATATGGCACAAGAACAAGATGTGGTTACCTGCCCGGGAAACAAAGAAAACTGGTTTATATCCTTTAAATCAAGGCGCACACGCTGTCCCCTGGAGTGCTCAACACTAGAAAAAAGATCATCTTTAGTTATCATTAAAAATTTCCTGAATGTTGACCAAAAATGCTTTCACATGAACAAGGCCAAGAAGCACACTTACCTGCCCTGTAACAAGATAGATTTTTCATTCAAACGACCTTCACCGTCACAAATTACCATCCCAACTGCGAACATATTCTCCTGAAAAGCAAGAATAATTATATATATACTTCCAAGAACAGGAATGATGATGATTTCACTCAAAAAATATTCAGGTGGTATGCAGCAACCTCGGAAGCAAGCGTAGGATCTGCCGGTTCTCTACAAAGCCCATTTGCAGAAAACAAGATTGCTGACCGTCTTATCCGATCCTCCAGGTAATTAAACTggaaacataataaaatgaaACCAGCAATTCTGGACAAAACTAACAGACAATTAGGTATTGCACTTACCCGATCTTCCGTCCTGTCATACATGAACCTGCAACCTGGTTCAGGCTTTGAGCGTTGAACTTGCAAGGTACATCTTTGACTTGGTTCAATTCTTCTAATCAACTCATCTTCTGACGTTTCAGTCTCATGTTTACTTGGCACGCTAGCCACATTGTCAGGATTCAGGACATAATACTGAGTAAATTTATTTACTCGCTGTGCAAAAGGAGTAATACGATCACCATTTGTTTTGGCCGCTCTGCAGGATGATAGCCTTTCGGTTGTCAGAGGAGTTAGCTCAGAGTTAGATGACTGTCCATGTGGCTTTTCCTGTTTATCACTTGGTGTGTCAGGGAATCCCTCGTCGTCTGTGTGTGTACTGCTCAAGAGCCTGCAACAGTTATTTCTACATTATGCttttcattaaaaataaaaaataaaaacttcTGTGAAAAGTGAAGTAGACCAAATGCACAACAACAAAGCTGGGATTTGGAACTAACATGTCAATATCGTTACTGGAGTAAATGTGAAGCTCTGTTTCTTCTTTTATAAGTTTTTCTTTTACTTCATTCTGAAGGTGTGATGAGAAACCATCCAAGTATGAGCTTTCAAGCTTCAACCCATCCAATTGCCTGCATAATTCATTTGCTTAAGTTTCCTTAAGATGTATCAACATgataaataacaaaaaaaaagagtTTCTTCACAGAGCTGTAATTTGTAACAAGTATGGTTTCTCAGATAAAGAGGTCGGAGAATGCACTGTAAGAACAGGCATGTCATGATGGTTCTTCAACGAATCTAACGGAACAAAGTTACATCTACACAAAATCACAAATGAGGATAAGTGGTGTACAGAATCAAATAATCTACCAAAAACATTAAAAACATATACGTATTTACTCTTGTGGTCGCCAAGATTGGCTTAATTTCAGCTGTGAAAGAAGCTACCATTTGTTTTAATAGTTTATAGCTGGGTTCTAAACTGCATAGAGCTACAAGTCATGTATGTGTTATTCTTAGTTCCCACTTAATGATGCCTACTGTTTGACAAAAGCAAGCTTCAATCTTGAAGTCACAAGATGACAAGAGTATGACCCTAACTTTATTTTGGCATAAACTGAAGTCACCTTCTCTTCTTGGACTGCATACATTCAAAATTACGACTCAAAAAGAGTCTTGGATATGACCAGGAATACGGGACAGAAATTAGCCATTCTCCTCTGGTCTAAGGACTGTTGGGGCATTTCCTACCAATTTGATTGCACTGACTAAACTATTTCAGTGATTTATTAAATCGCATGCAAAAGTATTCCCTAACAATCACAGTCCAGTTTTAAGCATCTATTCAACAAAATTGGTCTCTTCCCCTCAGAGTTGAAGCCTCTCTGCTACATTTAGACAGGTCTAGGTGGAAGAACTACAAAATTGTGCGGTTTCTCGGATAAGGACTGACCTGTTGAGGTAGTAAACCTCCCAGTTAGAGACCAGATCCGCGGGGCTCATCTTGTAGTTGATGCAGTAGGTCAGCACTGCAGAAACAAACTCCAAGCGAATCAGCAACTTGGTCAGCGCCAACTAACTGGAGAAGATGAAAAGTGGAGAAAGAAGAGGCGCTTGCATACGCGTCGAGAGGATCTGGGCGGTGTCGCCGGGTCCGGCGCCGCCGACGATGAAGCCGCTGCTCTCGAACTCCGTGCGGatctcctcctccatcgccgcTTTGAGTGGGTAAGCTCGGTGGGTTCGGTCGTCAGGGAGCGGAGGCGCGTCAGCCGGGCGGAGATTTGGGTTTAGGCGGAAAGTGCAGACGATGGGGCGTCGTCGGATGG
This genomic stretch from Lolium rigidum isolate FL_2022 unplaced genomic scaffold, APGP_CSIRO_Lrig_0.1 contig_37414_1, whole genome shotgun sequence harbors:
- the LOC124681244 gene encoding DNA polymerase alpha subunit B-like, which produces MEEEIRTEFESSGFIVGGAGPGDTAQILSTLLTYCINYKMSPADLVSNWEVYYLNRQLDGLKLESSYLDGFSSHLQNEVKEKLIKEETELHIYSSNDIDMLLSSTHTDDEGFPDTPSDKQEKPHGQSSNSELTPLTTERLSSCRAAKTNGDRITPFAQRVNKFTQYYVLNPDNVASVPSKHETETSEDELIRRIEPSQRCTLQVQRSKPEPGCRFMYDRTEDRFNYLEDRIRRSAILFSANGLCREPADPTLASEENMFAVGMVICDGEGRLNEKSILLQGSVEHSRGQRVRLDLKDINQFSLFPGQVLGIEGHNPSGHCFVVSKLIDSIPVSLDDQLPCAKKQAVDNQYHQNSNTLPRVLSSVIAAGPYTTTDNLLFEPLQELLSYACRKQPQLLVLMGPFIDSDHPDIKKGTADQSFHDIFHFEVLRKLQDFTQYLGHSVRVILIPSVRDAHHDTIFPQPAFDMNLPEDTTHQITCLANPSLFSSNEIQFGCCTVDILKQLSGDEISRKPPGGKAVDRIGRLATHILKQQSYYPLYPPAAGVPMDFSLAKEALEMPSAPDVLLLASDLAPFVKVLSLNEDMEQKQFVCVNPGRLAKGIGGGTFVELYYNEDTEKTKAFIMRI